One window of Deltaproteobacteria bacterium genomic DNA carries:
- a CDS encoding YHS domain-containing protein → MTDHNSTNGGSTNKAIDPVCRMEVEPGLTKFVSVYQGRSYWFCAEACRKAFEANPRKYLHNNTPRKKGWFGRYLQRIAKVSQKEFGGEGPRCH, encoded by the coding sequence ATGACAGATCATAATTCCACAAACGGCGGTTCTACCAACAAGGCTATCGATCCGGTATGTAGGATGGAGGTGGAACCCGGCCTGACGAAATTTGTTTCCGTTTACCAGGGCCGCAGTTATTGGTTTTGTGCCGAAGCATGTCGAAAGGCGTTCGAGGCAAATCCAAGAAAATATCTGCACAACAACACCCCCCGAAAAAAAGGCTGGTTCGGCCGGTACCTTCAAAGGATTGCAAAGGTCAGCCAAAAAGAGTTTGGTGGTGAGGGGCCGAGATGCCATTGA
- a CDS encoding flippase-like domain-containing protein yields the protein MTSPLNKSPKTADWKLWAGILISAVFIFLAFRKVDTGRMWMVLKSANLSSILMIVVFTFLQYVARAWRWAILLEPIQTTGFRNRIQAVLIGFAANCVFPARLGEFIRANLLGRKEKLSGSSILGTILVERLFDGFTLLLILAIGLSGTTFTGEWSAVSGSLRGTGYALFFTYLLVILFIVGFKYKTRECLNLLDRLLFFFPKKLRKKSIEAIRNFSLGLVLLRSPVHWARAILLSILVWTFGIVQIQFTELSLGLNLPLIAAFLVMAMGSFGAMIPSAPGFIGTFHLAVQYAFLFYGLDKEEALSAAILWHAAVVIPTVLAGLLAFLSSQFSTERTEKKESEILEKDRIGL from the coding sequence TTGACCTCTCCTCTCAACAAGTCGCCCAAAACCGCTGACTGGAAGCTGTGGGCTGGAATCCTGATCAGCGCCGTCTTCATCTTTCTGGCTTTCCGAAAGGTGGATACGGGTCGGATGTGGATGGTTCTGAAATCCGCGAACCTCTCTTCCATCCTCATGATCGTCGTCTTTACGTTCCTCCAGTACGTGGCACGGGCCTGGCGCTGGGCCATACTTCTGGAGCCCATCCAAACCACCGGGTTCCGGAACCGGATTCAGGCGGTACTAATCGGATTCGCCGCCAACTGTGTATTTCCTGCCAGGCTTGGGGAGTTCATCAGGGCCAATCTCCTCGGGCGAAAGGAAAAGCTCAGCGGGAGTTCGATCCTTGGCACTATTTTGGTGGAAAGGCTTTTCGACGGCTTCACCCTGCTCCTGATTCTCGCCATCGGCCTATCAGGCACAACCTTTACAGGCGAATGGTCTGCTGTGTCCGGCAGCCTCAGGGGTACGGGCTATGCCCTCTTTTTCACCTACCTTCTGGTGATCCTCTTTATCGTTGGGTTTAAATACAAAACCCGGGAGTGTCTCAATCTCCTGGATCGCCTCCTCTTTTTTTTCCCAAAAAAGCTCCGAAAAAAGTCTATCGAAGCCATCCGCAACTTCAGCCTGGGGCTCGTCCTCCTGAGGAGTCCCGTCCACTGGGCCAGAGCCATATTACTTTCCATCCTGGTGTGGACCTTTGGAATTGTACAGATACAATTCACAGAGCTTTCCCTGGGTTTGAATCTCCCCCTGATTGCCGCCTTTCTCGTAATGGCCATGGGATCCTTCGGGGCCATGATCCCTTCCGCCCCGGGATTCATCGGGACCTTTCATCTTGCAGTTCAGTACGCTTTTCTTTTTTACGGGCTGGATAAGGAAGAAGCCCTCTCAGCAGCGATTCTCTGGCACGCGGCCGTGGTTATCCCGACCGTGCTTGCGGGCCTCCTGGCCTTCCTCTCCTCACAGTTCTCGACGGAGCGAACGGAAAAGAAGGAATCGGAGATCCTGGAGAAGGATCGAATCGGGCTATAG
- a CDS encoding bifunctional riboflavin kinase/FAD synthetase → MDVIKNLEELTEPLRNPVLTIGNFDGVHRGHLALFNKVKERAAAIGGQSAVMTFEPHPLKILDPEKSPSLITTTRQKIELIEKTGMDVLFCLPFTHEFAAISAESFVRDLLLGKIGLKEIVVGYDYSFGQGRRGNIRLLEDMGESLGFKVHVVKPVLIQDTPVSSTSIRNLLKEGRLEEAREFLGRAYQVAGTVVKGAGRGGPILGIPTANLVLEEELTPREGVYAVTVLIDGKTHYGVTNIGYNPTFGNNTLSVETHILDFTGDLLGKTIKVNFLHRLRDEKTFESVEKLADQITADIRRARHLFGIDLSSQQVAQNR, encoded by the coding sequence ATGGATGTGATCAAGAACCTGGAAGAACTCACCGAACCTTTGCGAAACCCCGTTTTGACGATCGGGAACTTTGACGGGGTTCACAGGGGGCATCTCGCCCTTTTCAACAAAGTGAAGGAAAGGGCTGCAGCCATCGGGGGACAATCGGCCGTCATGACCTTCGAACCCCATCCTCTGAAAATTCTGGACCCGGAGAAAAGCCCCTCTTTGATTACCACCACCAGGCAGAAAATCGAGCTCATTGAGAAAACAGGCATGGATGTCCTTTTCTGCCTCCCCTTTACGCACGAGTTCGCGGCCATCTCCGCCGAATCCTTTGTGCGGGATCTCCTCCTTGGGAAAATCGGGTTGAAGGAGATCGTGGTGGGATATGATTACTCATTCGGGCAGGGTCGCCGGGGAAACATCCGCCTGCTCGAGGATATGGGGGAATCCCTAGGTTTCAAGGTTCATGTAGTAAAACCAGTCCTCATCCAGGATACGCCGGTCTCTAGTACCTCCATCAGGAACCTCCTGAAGGAAGGCCGCCTGGAGGAGGCCCGTGAATTCCTAGGACGGGCTTATCAAGTTGCGGGAACGGTTGTCAAGGGCGCAGGCCGGGGCGGGCCGATTCTGGGCATTCCGACGGCCAACCTGGTGCTTGAGGAAGAATTGACACCCCGGGAAGGGGTATACGCCGTGACCGTTCTTATCGACGGCAAGACCCATTACGGCGTAACCAACATCGGGTACAACCCTACTTTCGGGAACAACACCCTTTCCGTGGAGACGCATATCCTGGACTTCACAGGTGATCTTTTGGGAAAAACCATTAAAGTAAACTTCCTCCACCGCCTCAGAGACGAAAAAACATTCGAATCCGTGGAAAAACTGGCTGATCAAATCACCGCCGACATCCGGCGGGCTAGACACCTTTTCGGAATTGACCTCTCCTCTCAACAAGTCGCCCAAAACCGCTGA